One segment of Acidimicrobiales bacterium DNA contains the following:
- a CDS encoding transposase, with protein sequence MSRRQQAWLAITSSVAEAFVTASSVVLFCDLMSVWVLTTARRTIVQMVAVMDPATRGAHDAYHRLIRESAWSLRQSFVVLSRLVVRLAVAEGRLVLYLDDTLFHRAGPKVAGAGVWRDAVRSTKSRVVYARGLNLVVMGVRVTPPWGGMPLCLPVAFRLHVKDRPTMPELAAEMMAEIATIFPEATFVLCADGAYATLAGVGLERTTVVSRMRRDAALYGPKPERTG encoded by the coding sequence GTGAGTCGCCGCCAGCAGGCCTGGCTGGCGATCACGTCCTCGGTGGCCGAGGCTTTCGTGACCGCATCGTCGGTGGTGCTGTTCTGCGACCTCATGTCGGTCTGGGTGCTCACCACCGCCCGGCGCACGATCGTCCAGATGGTGGCGGTCATGGACCCCGCCACCCGTGGGGCTCACGATGCGTACCACCGCCTGATCCGCGAGAGCGCCTGGTCGCTTCGGCAGTCCTTCGTGGTGCTGTCCCGCCTGGTGGTGCGCCTGGCCGTCGCCGAGGGTCGGCTGGTGCTGTACCTGGACGACACCCTCTTTCACCGTGCCGGCCCCAAGGTCGCCGGCGCAGGCGTCTGGCGCGACGCCGTGCGCTCGACCAAGAGCCGTGTCGTGTACGCACGGGGGCTCAACCTGGTGGTGATGGGCGTGCGGGTGACCCCGCCGTGGGGCGGGATGCCGCTCTGCCTGCCGGTGGCGTTCCGCCTGCACGTAAAGGACCGGCCGACCATGCCCGAGCTCGCAGCGGAGATGATGGCCGAGATCGCCACCATCTTCCCCGAGGCCACCTTCGTGCTGTGCGCCGACGGCGCCTACGCCACGCTGGCGGGCGTGGGTCTCGAACGCACCACGGTCGTCTCCCGCATGCGCCGTGACGCCGCCCTCTACGGTCCCAAGCCCGAGCGGACTGGCA
- a CDS encoding DUF6788 family protein, which produces MYARPIRKVPDPLVVRGVLYTLRRRCGRASCRCAAGELHETPALAYPEDGRTKTLTLSAGDVAEVRAALKRYNGAKSALDRDADRGVAALRARRAAERTTRKS; this is translated from the coding sequence GTGTACGCTCGCCCGATCAGGAAGGTGCCGGATCCCCTCGTGGTGCGCGGGGTGCTCTACACCCTGCGGCGTCGCTGCGGTCGCGCCAGCTGCCGCTGTGCTGCAGGCGAGCTGCACGAGACGCCGGCGCTCGCCTATCCCGAGGACGGTCGCACCAAGACGCTCACGCTCTCTGCGGGCGACGTCGCCGAGGTTCGGGCCGCCCTCAAGCGTTACAACGGCGCCAAGTCGGCACTCGACCGCGACGCCGATCGTGGCGTGGCGGCACTGCGGGCGAGAAGGGCAGCCGAGCGCACGACGCGCAAGTCGTGA